From a region of the Mycoplasma miroungigenitalium genome:
- a CDS encoding PHP domain-containing protein, protein MQQKKIIIDLHMHSPDSNISGSNVSIFDEQIMIEKLVKNYVSAACFSDHDKLFLESYQRRLSLIKEMKANILLLPGCEINLISCKDNKIAQAVIVFDPNEDLEKIEKIINSNFSHMNRKNHSYKSLCELLEGFKFMIFPHVGKGKDFLVLEDLIGYQVDGLDSTTFNSSNLKKVSNFLDDIPIVMFSDVHDWKKYPYDNTKYQTYITVNGEVSFDTIKEALNKKLVDIKE, encoded by the coding sequence ATGCAACAAAAGAAGATTATTATTGATTTACACATGCATTCTCCTGACTCAAATATTTCAGGCAGCAATGTATCAATTTTTGATGAGCAAATTATGATAGAAAAATTAGTTAAAAATTATGTGTCGGCCGCTTGCTTTTCGGACCATGACAAATTATTTTTAGAAAGTTATCAAAGAAGACTTAGTTTAATAAAAGAAATGAAAGCGAATATATTGCTGTTACCTGGTTGTGAAATTAACCTAATTTCATGCAAAGACAATAAAATTGCTCAAGCCGTAATTGTTTTCGATCCTAATGAAGATTTAGAAAAAATCGAAAAAATTATAAACTCTAACTTTTCACACATGAATAGAAAAAATCACAGTTACAAAAGTTTATGCGAACTTCTTGAAGGATTCAAATTTATGATATTCCCACACGTTGGAAAGGGGAAGGACTTTTTAGTGTTAGAAGATTTGATTGGTTATCAAGTTGACGGTTTAGATTCAACTACTTTTAATTCCTCTAATCTAAAAAAAGTTTCAAACTTTCTCGATGATATTCCGATTGTAATGTTTAGTGATGTTCACGATTGAAAAAAATATCCATATGATAATACTAAATATCAAACATATATAACTGTTAATGGCGAAGTTTCTTTCGATACTATTAAAGAAGCTTTAAATAAGAAATTAGTAGATATAAAGGAGTAA
- a CDS encoding DegV family protein, whose protein sequence is MKYAIVVDSSSALTKNQTDKLGWYYLPLHISINGKEYRDGIDINGSNLFEFYGTKEEAKTSAINLGVAEELLTKLSNEFDKVLVYPISKNLSGTCNSLTTLSRDFENVRVVQSIQVLQMITIDLAWFEYQMSKDSSKFDEYVDMMENGWYTKAITLIPKYNQYLVKGGRLHPTAASVARLFKIVPMICWEEGFLKKEAVGRSFFKTCLKAVERKQTMLPIEAGKELFTMALHSMAKDPELTDFVNNITETLGVKPVVDLIGPVVSIHTGPEALAVLAFVLEPEIIKIIKEKFEIIKEVA, encoded by the coding sequence ATGAAATATGCAATTGTAGTAGATTCTTCTTCTGCTTTAACCAAAAATCAAACTGATAAATTAGGATGATATTATTTACCATTACACATATCAATTAACGGTAAGGAATACAGAGATGGTATCGATATCAATGGTTCAAACTTATTTGAGTTTTACGGGACAAAAGAAGAAGCAAAAACATCAGCAATAAATTTAGGTGTCGCTGAGGAATTATTAACTAAATTGTCAAATGAATTTGACAAGGTTTTAGTGTATCCAATTTCAAAAAACTTATCAGGAACTTGCAATTCATTAACAACTTTAAGTCGTGATTTTGAAAACGTTAGAGTCGTGCAATCAATTCAAGTTTTACAAATGATAACAATAGATTTGGCTTGATTTGAATATCAAATGAGCAAGGATTCGTCGAAATTCGATGAGTACGTAGATATGATGGAAAATGGATGATACACAAAAGCAATCACATTAATACCAAAATACAACCAATATCTTGTTAAGGGCGGGCGTTTACACCCTACTGCCGCTTCGGTCGCAAGGTTATTTAAAATTGTCCCAATGATTTGTTGGGAAGAAGGCTTTCTAAAAAAAGAGGCTGTGGGAAGAAGTTTTTTCAAAACATGCTTAAAAGCAGTGGAAAGAAAACAAACAATGTTACCTATCGAAGCAGGTAAAGAATTATTCACCATGGCCTTACATTCGATGGCAAAGGACCCTGAATTAACTGACTTTGTTAACAATATCACAGAAACGCTTGGAGTTAAACCTGTTGTTGATTTAATTGGTCCGGTTGTTTCAATCCATACAGGCCCCGAAGCATTAGCTGTTTTAGCCTTTGTTTTAGAACCAGAAATCATTAAAATAATTAAAGAAAAATTCGAAATAATTAAAGAAGTGGCGTAA
- the tapR gene encoding TyrS-associated PheT N-terminal domain-related protein TapR gives MAIIFNYNKEFKNTTEVVFDSTVIASAAKTFEKDGLFYSVLVENNQSLKVRSVFCKENSVSNSSVIFGFASESYCSSLINEISQLTEEKLNFNDNSNVLVGQIIERKQHPKSEKLFVLTVNFGSFMKSIITNTLYTTEGKYLAWYMSGSITPQGQEIKIGEVMGVTSEGMLCSASSLGLDKYKDLFENDVLSFAKSHKNEYLGKKIQDIYPELIYK, from the coding sequence ATGGCAATAATATTTAATTACAACAAAGAATTTAAAAATACAACTGAAGTAGTTTTTGACTCAACAGTTATTGCTTCGGCTGCCAAAACTTTTGAAAAAGACGGATTGTTTTATTCGGTTTTAGTAGAAAATAATCAGTCTTTGAAAGTGAGATCTGTATTTTGCAAAGAAAATTCAGTAAGCAATTCAAGCGTAATTTTTGGATTTGCTAGCGAAAGTTATTGTAGCTCATTAATCAATGAAATCAGTCAACTTACTGAAGAAAAGCTTAATTTTAATGATAATTCCAATGTTTTGGTAGGACAAATAATCGAACGCAAACAACACCCAAAAAGTGAAAAATTATTTGTTCTTACTGTTAATTTTGGAAGTTTCATGAAATCTATTATTACTAATACTCTTTATACTACCGAAGGTAAATATTTGGCGTGATATATGAGTGGTTCAATAACACCGCAAGGACAAGAAATTAAAATTGGGGAAGTAATGGGGGTTACTAGCGAAGGAATGTTATGTAGTGCTTCTTCACTTGGCTTAGATAAATATAAAGATTTATTTGAGAATGACGTTTTAAGTTTTGCTAAATCACACAAAAATGAGTATTTAGGAAAAAAAATACAGGATATTTATCCTGAATTAATTTATAAATAA
- the tyrS gene encoding tyrosine--tRNA ligase, producing the protein MTIIEELKARGILKQISNEDKFNNLDPKKVSVYGGFDPSAKSLHLGNYIIMSTLRRFKNAGFNVIALIGGATGMIGDPSFKDSERVLLDNEQVVINKTKIKLQLESVGLEVFDNYSIYKDMNILTFLRDAGKLINVAYMLAKDSVSSRIERGLSFTEFAYQMLQGYDFLHLYKSKNVRVQIGGSDQWGNITTGLDMITKDLGEKSEAVAITIDLLTDENGKKIGKSTGGGSLWLDKEMSSPFNMYQYLYNQSDAIVEKLLNWLTFISLDEIKKIMYEHNRNTAKRVAQEKLAFSVVEDIFGHEEAVNAVNITKFLFDKNFDLFQLSPEDLKNMEPSLPICEISVGENVIDCLINKGFISSKREAREFIQATALKLDGEKVEENSLFSPKFYDSKYAIFKKGKKQTILLKTI; encoded by the coding sequence ATGACTATTATAGAAGAATTAAAAGCTCGGGGAATATTAAAACAAATTAGCAATGAAGATAAATTTAATAATTTAGACCCGAAAAAAGTTAGTGTATATGGAGGTTTTGACCCTTCAGCAAAAAGTTTACACCTTGGCAATTACATAATTATGTCAACATTAAGAAGATTTAAGAATGCCGGTTTTAATGTTATCGCTTTAATCGGAGGGGCAACCGGAATGATTGGCGATCCTTCATTTAAAGATTCTGAAAGAGTTTTACTAGACAATGAACAAGTTGTTATTAATAAAACAAAAATTAAATTGCAACTAGAGTCAGTTGGTTTAGAAGTTTTTGATAACTATTCAATATACAAGGATATGAATATTCTTACATTTCTAAGGGATGCTGGAAAGTTAATCAATGTGGCATATATGTTGGCCAAAGATTCTGTGTCATCACGTATTGAAAGAGGCTTATCTTTTACCGAATTTGCTTATCAGATGTTGCAAGGTTATGACTTTTTACATTTATATAAATCGAAAAATGTTCGAGTTCAAATAGGTGGTAGCGATCAATGAGGCAACATAACTACCGGTTTGGATATGATAACTAAAGATTTAGGTGAAAAAAGCGAAGCTGTTGCAATTACAATTGATTTATTAACTGATGAAAATGGTAAAAAAATTGGCAAGAGTACAGGTGGAGGATCACTTTGATTAGATAAAGAAATGTCTTCACCTTTCAACATGTATCAATACCTATACAACCAAAGTGATGCAATAGTTGAAAAATTGCTAAACTGATTAACATTCATTTCTCTTGACGAAATTAAAAAAATAATGTACGAACATAACCGAAACACTGCTAAACGTGTTGCGCAGGAAAAATTAGCATTTTCAGTAGTTGAAGATATATTTGGTCACGAGGAAGCTGTAAATGCTGTTAATATTACAAAATTTTTGTTTGATAAAAACTTTGATTTATTCCAATTATCTCCCGAGGATTTAAAAAATATGGAACCATCTTTGCCAATTTGCGAAATATCTGTTGGTGAGAATGTTATTGACTGTTTAATTAACAAGGGATTCATTTCATCTAAGAGAGAAGCAAGAGAATTTATTCAAGCAACTGCACTGAAATTGGATGGTGAAAAAGTTGAAGAAAACAGTTTATTTAGTCCAAAATTTTATGATTCGAAATATGCTATTTTTAAAAAAGGTAAAAAACAAACAATTCTTTTAAAAACAATATAG
- a CDS encoding ion channel, whose amino-acid sequence MTETNKTNKTWFNIIKVIATSSKNLSNIDNKFHWITKLLRNVYMSIIFVVYLASILTLTIRYSSINENNWIKALLGINHILVIVIAFIDFIMWGIISFEAKRPWLNLLKYPFTFIGILLILILIPSVNELIITFSGRGTKLYFLRYFVFVRIIRVFMLLSLFSPFAALFRVFKKEKYVLIYTFIFMLFVIIIFSLIFYSEEYNTTTKIFMQKEGQTVPDGNQFVKAIYFTTVTMTTIGYGDLTPATEIGRVMVIVLSIIGIAIFAIPSGVIAGGFISELKSQISERTKEDSNE is encoded by the coding sequence ATGACTGAAACAAACAAAACCAATAAAACATGATTTAACATTATAAAAGTAATTGCTACTTCTTCAAAGAATTTATCGAACATAGATAACAAATTTCACTGAATTACCAAATTACTGAGAAACGTCTATATGTCCATAATTTTTGTTGTCTATCTAGCTTCAATATTAACACTGACAATTAGATACAGCTCAATTAACGAAAACAATTGAATTAAAGCTTTATTAGGAATAAATCATATACTGGTTATTGTCATAGCTTTCATAGATTTTATTATGTGGGGAATAATCTCGTTTGAAGCCAAAAGACCATGATTAAATTTATTAAAATATCCATTCACTTTTATTGGAATTTTACTTATATTAATTTTAATACCGTCTGTTAATGAACTGATTATTACCTTTTCCGGAAGAGGTACAAAATTATATTTCTTACGTTATTTTGTCTTTGTAAGAATTATAAGAGTCTTCATGTTACTCTCATTATTTAGTCCTTTTGCCGCACTTTTTAGAGTTTTCAAAAAAGAAAAATATGTATTAATTTATACATTCATATTTATGTTATTTGTAATTATTATATTTTCATTGATTTTTTATAGTGAAGAATACAACACAACTACTAAAATTTTTATGCAAAAAGAAGGACAAACAGTTCCTGATGGTAATCAATTTGTAAAAGCAATATATTTTACAACAGTTACTATGACCACAATTGGATATGGCGACTTAACCCCAGCGACAGAAATTGGGCGCGTTATGGTAATTGTTCTTTCAATTATTGGAATCGCAATTTTTGCGATACCAAGTGGTGTGATCGCTGGTGGTTTCATATCCGAATTAAAATCACAAATTTCCGAAAGAACGAAAGAAGACAGCAATGAATAA
- a CDS encoding acetate/propionate family kinase — MKKILTVNAGSSSLKWALYSYTKMELLAKGICERINLDGNIIIKMGGKTWEHKVDMPNHTVAVKELLKLWEIHSVVRDFDEIEAVGFRTPYAGHDYLSPVIYDDKVKEGIEEAAKFIPLHAPATLAAVEAFNVALPNVKKVICQDTAFHASMPVVNRTFAINAQWAKKFHIYKFGYHGLSHDYITNKMQKVLNKKKVNIVIAHLGSGSSICAVRDSLSYDISVGFSSYDGLMMGTRAGGIDPGITDYLVRVEGQDVQEVQDMMVKKSGLLGISGISNDIRDLHKVYDKEPSAKLAIDMFVARVVDYIANYLNKVGKRIDALVFTAGIGENDAIIRDMVVKGINAYNVKLSAPKNIQKYEDFLEISTPGSEFPIYKVRTDEEVVIARYVKNLMKKNK; from the coding sequence ATGAAAAAAATATTAACAGTTAACGCGGGTAGCTCAAGTCTAAAATGAGCACTATACTCATATACAAAAATGGAATTACTTGCAAAAGGTATTTGTGAAAGAATTAATTTAGATGGAAACATCATCATTAAAATGGGCGGCAAAACCTGAGAACATAAGGTAGATATGCCTAACCACACAGTCGCAGTAAAAGAATTATTAAAATTGTGAGAAATTCATAGCGTTGTACGCGATTTTGATGAAATTGAAGCTGTGGGATTTAGAACTCCTTACGCCGGACATGATTATTTATCACCAGTTATTTACGATGATAAAGTTAAAGAAGGAATAGAAGAAGCGGCAAAATTTATTCCACTGCATGCTCCTGCTACACTAGCGGCAGTTGAAGCATTCAATGTTGCATTACCAAATGTTAAAAAAGTAATTTGTCAAGATACTGCTTTCCACGCATCTATGCCTGTAGTAAATAGAACATTCGCAATAAACGCACAATGAGCAAAGAAATTCCACATTTACAAATTTGGATATCATGGTTTAAGTCATGACTACATAACCAACAAAATGCAAAAAGTGCTAAACAAAAAGAAAGTTAATATCGTAATCGCTCACCTTGGTTCAGGGAGCTCAATATGTGCAGTTAGAGATTCTCTATCTTATGATATTTCAGTTGGTTTCAGTTCATATGATGGTTTAATGATGGGTACTCGTGCCGGAGGAATCGACCCTGGTATTACCGACTACTTAGTAAGAGTTGAAGGTCAAGACGTTCAAGAAGTTCAGGATATGATGGTTAAAAAATCTGGTTTATTAGGAATTTCAGGTATTTCAAATGATATTCGTGATTTACACAAAGTTTACGATAAAGAACCTTCTGCAAAATTGGCAATTGATATGTTTGTCGCGAGAGTTGTAGACTATATAGCTAACTACTTAAACAAAGTTGGTAAAAGAATTGACGCTTTGGTCTTTACTGCCGGTATTGGTGAAAATGACGCAATAATTAGAGATATGGTCGTTAAAGGAATTAATGCTTACAACGTTAAACTTTCAGCACCAAAAAACATTCAAAAATACGAAGATTTCCTTGAAATTTCGACTCCTGGTTCAGAATTTCCTATTTATAAAGTCAGAACAGACGAAGAAGTTGTTATCGCAAGATATGTAAAAAACTTGATGAAAAAAAATAAATAA
- a CDS encoding phosphate acyltransferase: MANFSEHIQTLLTRKAQEKVLSVLFIDGDDKRSREAALFLQNNGLAKPIMLLEDETQIVNDGLKNIVLSNEKESIEKYAQKMAEFRKGKEDLDTCRKLVAYRPYYGAMMIRNKDIDSAVGGLIYSTQDILRAAFKCVGPKPGIKTMSSVIVMHKGEEKIIFTDPSTVQKPDVNQLVDLATNAIDFAKSMDMNPLAGFLTYSTNGSGKGENPDLVREAVAIAVKKGLNVIPGEMQFDSAYDLNVRGKKFPTAPQEPAGVFVFPNLESCNIGCKIAQRMGGYGAVGAIMVGVNGAINDFSRGATVQDVIDVTSITILKGYEFL, from the coding sequence ATGGCAAATTTTAGTGAACACATTCAAACGCTTTTAACAAGAAAAGCACAAGAAAAAGTGTTATCTGTATTATTTATTGATGGAGACGATAAAAGATCAAGAGAAGCAGCACTTTTCTTACAAAATAACGGGTTAGCAAAACCTATTATGCTTTTAGAAGACGAAACACAAATCGTAAATGATGGTTTAAAAAATATAGTTTTATCAAACGAAAAAGAATCAATAGAAAAATACGCTCAAAAAATGGCAGAATTTAGAAAAGGTAAGGAAGATCTAGATACTTGTCGTAAACTGGTTGCATATCGTCCATACTATGGAGCAATGATGATTAGAAATAAAGACATCGATAGCGCTGTAGGAGGTTTAATTTACTCAACACAAGATATCTTAAGAGCTGCATTTAAATGTGTGGGGCCAAAACCAGGCATCAAAACAATGTCGTCAGTAATCGTAATGCATAAAGGAGAAGAAAAAATTATATTCACAGACCCTTCCACAGTGCAAAAACCTGATGTTAATCAATTGGTAGATTTAGCCACAAATGCTATTGATTTTGCAAAATCAATGGATATGAATCCACTAGCAGGATTCTTAACATACTCAACAAACGGTTCTGGTAAAGGCGAAAATCCAGACTTGGTAAGAGAAGCGGTTGCAATAGCAGTTAAAAAAGGCTTAAATGTAATTCCTGGGGAAATGCAATTTGACTCAGCATATGACTTAAATGTTAGAGGTAAGAAATTTCCAACTGCCCCTCAAGAGCCTGCTGGAGTATTCGTATTCCCAAACCTAGAAAGTTGCAATATTGGATGCAAAATTGCTCAACGTATGGGTGGATACGGTGCTGTTGGCGCAATCATGGTTGGAGTTAATGGGGCAATAAATGACTTTAGCCGTGGAGCTACTGTTCAAGATGTTATAGATGTAACATCAATAACAATTTTGAAAGGATATGAATTTTTATAA
- a CDS encoding 2-oxo acid dehydrogenase subunit E2, with protein MSDMIQAKELVAKTEAITPIRKAIAKNLKQVVDNIAYCALTQKTDASALWNFRKQVVVSVQEKEGVKLTFLSWIIKATAIALTEFPAFAAKWDGEKGEVSYPETININIAVDTPYGLVVPVIRNVEKLSIVEIQKEIVRLAQLAQDKKLTMKDMSGGNFTVTNVGSMGVLFGSPIPNLGQTAILAVGSIVDGVKADKSGAFSLIKELYLTIAADHRWVDGGDMGRLNNRIMQLLQTPELLGEL; from the coding sequence ATGTCAGATATGATTCAAGCAAAAGAATTGGTAGCTAAAACAGAAGCTATCACCCCAATCCGTAAAGCAATTGCTAAGAACTTAAAGCAAGTTGTGGATAATATTGCTTATTGTGCTCTAACACAAAAAACGGATGCTAGCGCATTATGAAATTTTCGTAAACAAGTAGTAGTAAGTGTTCAAGAAAAAGAAGGAGTTAAATTAACCTTCCTTTCATGAATTATTAAAGCTACAGCAATCGCATTGACCGAATTCCCTGCATTTGCAGCAAAATGAGATGGAGAAAAAGGCGAAGTTTCTTATCCAGAAACAATCAACATTAACATTGCAGTCGACACACCATATGGTTTAGTCGTGCCTGTAATTAGAAATGTTGAAAAATTAAGCATTGTTGAAATCCAAAAGGAAATTGTTCGTCTAGCGCAATTAGCACAAGACAAAAAACTAACAATGAAAGACATGTCGGGAGGGAACTTTACAGTTACTAACGTAGGTTCTATGGGTGTTCTATTTGGTTCACCAATTCCTAACCTAGGACAAACTGCTATATTAGCCGTTGGTTCAATTGTTGACGGAGTTAAGGCAGATAAGAGCGGTGCATTTTCACTGATTAAAGAACTATACTTAACTATCGCAGCTGATCACCGTTGAGTAGATGGCGGAGACATGGGCCGTCTAAACAACAGAATCATGCAATTATTACAAACACCAGAATTATTAGGAGAATTATAA